A region from the Hydra vulgaris chromosome 10, alternate assembly HydraT2T_AEP genome encodes:
- the LOC136086459 gene encoding 52 kDa repressor of the inhibitor of the protein kinase-like codes for MEILNYRVRGGDTELENHLKNHKKNASYLSKTMQNEIIFCCDEAIDVSNKSQISLVLRYVDSGLDITNCRGQGYDGAGAVAGTKKGVAARILKLNNKALYTHCFSHRLNLAVCNSCKVQFLCNAMNHIKEVSYYFNLSIKRNSILETMVSEHCLDKKKTKLRDVCRTRWLERIDGLDTFQELYVPIVYSLEAISNDRNKFGADSQTATSLFKLITTFKFIVSLVVTRAVFDETHVVTNMLQSSSLDIQTCIDLIFCLTNRITTFKNKIDSFHDKCYLDAKVIAEQIGVDECRKRTVGRQIHCDNHPVENTSEFFKRVLTISDHLDLALSDRFCNDNLTLFHGLNIIPDKIISLLNGPSEKNNWRESIKIFSDFFSEDLPNPLALEAECGLWEI; via the exons ATGGAGATTCTTAATTATCGTGTTAGAGGCGGTGATACTGAATTAGAAAATCATCTTAAAAACCACAAGAAAAATGCATCATATCTTTCAAAAACTATGCAGAATGAAATAATATTCTGTTGTG ATGAAGCCATTGATGTTTCAAACAAATCACAAATATCTTTAGTGTTGCGTTATGTTGACAGTG GTTTAGATATTACTAATTGTCGAGGCCAAGGTTATGATGGTGCTGGAGCTGTAGCTGGAACAAAAAAGGGAGTTGCTGCAcgaattttaaagttaaacaacaAGGCTTTATACACTCATTGTTTTAGCCATCGATTGAATCTAGCTGTGTGTAATTCTTGCAAAGTTCAATTTCTCTGTAATGCAATGAACCACATAAAAGAggtttcttattattttaatctttcaattaaaagaaattctaTCCTCGAGACAATGGTTTCAGAACActgtcttgataaaaaaaaaacaaaactaagaGATGTTTGTCGAACTAGGTGGCTTGAAAGAATAGATGGATTAGACACATTTCAGGAGTTGTATGTTCCAATCGTTTATTCCCTTGAAGCCATAAGCAATGACAGAAATAAGTTTGGGGCAGACTCCCAAACAGCtacatctttatttaaattgataaccacctttaaatttattgtttctttggTTGTGACTAGAGCTGTTTTTGATGAAACACATGTAGTTACTAATATGTTACAATCTAGTAGTTTAGATATTCAAACCTGTATAGATCTTATTTTTTGCTTGACTAATAGAATTAcgacttttaaaaacaaaattgatagTTTTCATGATAAGTGTTATCTTGATGCCAAAGTTATTGCTGAACAAATTGGGGTTGATGAATGTCGAAAAAGAACTGTTGGGAGGCAAATCCACTGCGATAATCATCCAGTAGAGAATAcatcagaattttttaaacgCGTTTTAACCATCTCTGATCACTTAGATTTAGCTCTTTCCGATAGGTTTTGCAATGACAATTTAACTTTGTTCCATGGCTTGAATATTATCcctgataaaataatttctttgctAAATGGTccatcagaaaaaaataattggagGGAGAGCATTAagattttttcagattttttttctgaagatTTGCCAAATCCGTTAGCTTTAGAAGCAGAGTGTGGTCTTTGGGAGAtatag